From a single Apium graveolens cultivar Ventura chromosome 2, ASM990537v1, whole genome shotgun sequence genomic region:
- the LOC141707234 gene encoding CBL-interacting serine/threonine-protein kinase 3-like, which yields MNRSKVKRLVGKYEVGRTIGEGTFAKVKFARNTENNDPVALKILDKEKVLKHKMAEQIKREVATMKLIKHPHVVRLFEVMGSRTKIFIVLEYVTGGELFDKIVNNGRMQEDEARKYFQQLINTVDYCHSRGVFHRDLKPENLLLDASGNLKVSDFGLSALSQQVRDDGLLHTTCGTPNYVAPEVLNDRGYDGSTADLWSCGVILFVLLAGYLPFDDSNLVNLYKKISAAEFTCPPWLSFGAMKLITRILDPNPKTRITIADVLRDEWFKKDYKPPVFDDKLETNLDDVEAVFKDSEEFHVTEKTEERPAAKNAFELISMSKGLNLGNLFDVEQGFKRETMFTSRSPANEIISKIEEAAKPLGFDVHKKNYKMRLENIKAGRKGNLNVATEVFQVAPSLHMVEVRKAKGDTLEFHKFYKSLSTSLDDVVWKTEEDMQQK from the exons ATGAATAGGTCAAAAGTTAAGCGTTTAGTAGGTAAATATGAGGTTGGAAGGACAATTGGGGAGGGAACGTTTGCGAAAGTGAAGTTTGCTAGGAATACGGAGAATAATGACCCAGTGGCTCTGAAAATTCTAGACAAGGAAAAGGTTCTGAAACACAAAATGGCTGAACAG ATAAAGAGGGAAGTGGCAACAATGAAGTTGATAAAGCATCCACATGTTGTTCGTCTATTTGAG GTAATGGGTAGCAGGACCAAGATATTTATTGTTCTCGAGTATGTTACTGGTGGCGAGCTGTTTGACAAAATT GTAAACAATGGACGAATGCAAGAAGATGAAGCTCGAAAATATTTTCAGCAGCTCATTAATACTGTAGATTATTGTCATAGCAGGGGTGTCTTCCACAGAGATCTGAAA CCTGAGAATTTGCTCCTGGATGCTTCTGGAAACCTCAAAGTTTCTGATTTTGGATTGAGTGCACTGTCTCAGCAAGTTAGG GATGATGGCTTGCTTCATACTACCTGTGGAACTCCAAATTATGTTGCTCCAGAG GTCCTAAATGATCGAGGATATGATGGGTCAACCGCAGACTTGTGGTCTTGTGGAGTCATACTCTTTGTTTTACTTGCAGGGTACTTGCCTTTTGATGATTCTAATCTTGTGAATCTGTATAAAAAA ATCTCAGCTGCAGAGTTCACTTGCCCTCCTTGGCTCTCATTTGGTGCAATGAAATTGATTACTAGAATTTTGGATCCCAATCCTAAGACT CGGATCACAATAGCTGATGTTTTGAGGGATGAATGGTTTAAGAAAGACTATAAGCCACCTGTTTTTGACGATAAATTAGAAACCAATTTGGATGATGTCGAAGCTGTTTTTAAGGATTCTGAG GAGTTCCATGTGACTGAAAAAACAGAAGAGCGGCCAGCAGCCAAGAATGCTTTTGAGTTGATATCCATGTCAAAGGGACTTAATCTTGGAAATCTCTTTGATGTAGAGCAG GGATTCAAGAGGGAGACAATGTTTACTTCTAGAAGCCCAGCCAACGAGATAATCAGTAAGATTGAAGAAGCTGCAAAACCTCTTGGTTTTGATGTTCACAAGAAAAACTACAAG ATGAGGCTTGAAAATATTAAAGCTGGGAGAAAAGGAAACCTTAATGTTGCCACCGAG GTGTTTCAAGTGGCACCTTCTCTTCATATGGTTGAGGTGCGAAAAGCGAAAGGCGACACTTTGGAGTTCCATAAG TTCTATAAGAGCCTGTCAACAAGCCTAGATGATGTAGTATGGAAAACAGAAGAAGACATGCAACAAAAATGA
- the LOC141687437 gene encoding uncharacterized protein LOC141687437, whose product METAKKRFSLIDGSRKYKITKDLFSLKQNGSTVTEYFTALSALWEKIESMHILPTISNVTEEMTKFLKAIESMREESKLFQFLNRLDDCYAPQRSQILMFSALPSVERACSVIQQEENQRDVLSIGQEKEISSMFSKGASGQAKKGFMCNACGGRGHC is encoded by the coding sequence ATGGAAACAGCTAAAAAAAGGTTCTCCTTGATTGATGGCTCCAGAAAGTACAAGATTACTAAAGACTTGTTTTCTTTAAAACAAAATGGATCCACTGTCACTGAATATTTCACTGCACTGAGTGCTCTGTGGGAAAAGATTGAGTCTATGCACATTCTTCCTACTATTTCTAATGTAACCGAAGAGATGACAAAGTTTTTGAAGGCAATCGAGTCCATGAGAGAAGAATCAAAATTGTTCCAATTTCTAAATAGATTAGATGATTGTTATGCTCCTCAAAGAAGTCAAATATTGATGTTCTCAGCTCTTCCCTCAGTGGAAAGAGCCTGCTCGGTTATACAACAGGAAGAAAATCAAAGAGATGTCCTGAGTATTGGCCAAGAAAAAGAGATATCTTCTATGTTTAGCAAAGGAGCCAGTGGTCAAGCAAAAAAAGGGTTTATGTGCAATGCGTGTGGAGGTAGGGGacactgttag